A single Amia ocellicauda isolate fAmiCal2 chromosome 9, fAmiCal2.hap1, whole genome shotgun sequence DNA region contains:
- the garre1 gene encoding granule associated Rac and RHOG effector protein 1, translated as MYCCSAQESKMDYKRRFLLGGSKQKVQQHQQYQMPELGRTLSAPLGSSSSSATPPSLGNSGGSPGGCSHPPPPPHTTAIADIQQGISKYLDALNVFCRASAFLTDLFSSVFRNSQYSKAAMQLKDVQEHVMEAASRLTAAIKPEIAKMLMELSAGAANFKDQNDFSLQDVEVLGRCFLTVMQVHFQFLSQALQKVQPVAQSCLAEALAQAQERRGSARPHGSDSGPLTELEEAARSWKGAAEATSRLRERGRDGCLAGIEVQQLFCSQNTTIPEHQLKELNMKIDNALQGYKVALESLGHSEYALKAGFHLNPKSVESALQGCCSEAEVQQAGRTQTTSQPIQCELPTIPVQIGSHFLKGVSFNESATENLKLKTQTMLQLIREAAGQNGVSPRDDSPVTEVLNQVCPSSWRAACKTAVQLLFGQAGLVVVDTAQIENKEAYAPQITLEGSRIVVQVPSTWCLKEDPATMSLLQRSLDPEKNLGMVDVLYTAVFDLNRWKEHREQALPCIQMQLQRESSDYGVQADLPSGNGPKSSSGLPKTISKLTSKFTKKTSSSSSSGGSFSIPSTPSRSLFAGGGSEDKAKPPSGADARLQSILHIGSFPRTPEPGHSPQSGAQLVNGYQLEDKGMNLPTDQEMQDVIDFLSGFNMGKSQQASPLVKRRNSVASSSAAEQKPPTGAPPPSQAVPHAALQPPPQALPQQQHPAQKQQQQQQQQQQQQQQHMQYYQHLLQPIGQQQQQASPQAPSPQPPPPQPQQQPPPQQQQRVPTKWLNSSTQHPPQPPPAGLSPIGQMGQWGTPGLPDLSSDLYSLGLVSTYMDSVMSEMLGQKPQGPRNNTWPNRDQNEGVFGVLGDILPFDPAVGSDPEFARYVAGVSQAMQHKRQAQHVRRPSNPRSNWAIPDEPHRTWPHPEYYTEGDGVNSSWSANQGDSASSSDETSSANGDSLFSMFSGPDLVAAVKQRRKHSSGEQEVCTLPSPPLHHSGDDSNQDCKTKTWPPKAPWQHSSQHTNTLPSQSSSLYQMPIPASQWNESMQMLQSPVWSTASDCSPAAGISSGFPYSQQQQQQQKQSTPPQQSTPQQQQASQHKPMNKGFKSFPLKHDRRPSYLHQY; from the exons ATGTATTGTTGCAGTGCGCAAGAAAGTAAAATGGACTACAAGCGGCGCTTTTTGCTTGGCGGGTCCAAGCAGAAAGTGCAGCAGCACCAGCAGTACCAGATGCCCGAGCTGGGCAGGACCCTCAGCGCCCCCTTgggctccagctcatccagtgCCACCCCCCCTTCCCTGGGCAACAGCGGCGGGTCACCTGGGGGCTGCAgccaccccccacctcccccccacACCACCGCCATCGCCGACATCCAGCAGGGCATCTCCAAGTACCTGGACGCACTCAATGTGTTCTGCAGAGCCAGCGCCTTCCTCACCGACCTCTTCAGCAGCGTTTTCAGGAACTCTCAGTACTCCAAAGCAGCTATGCAACTGAAAGACGTGCAGGAACATGTCATGGAAGCGGCCAGCCGGCTCACTGCAGCAATAAAGCCCGAGATCGCCAAGATGCTGATGGAGCTGAGCGCAGGGGCCGCCAACTTCAAAGACCAGAACGACTTCAGCCTGCAAGACGTCGAG gTGCTAGGCCGCTGTTTCCTGACCGTGATGCAGGTGCACTTCCAGTTCCTGTCTCAGGCTCTCCAGAAGGTGCAGCCAGTGGCCCAGTCCTGCCTGGCAGAAGCCCTggctcaggcccaggagcggCGTGGCTCCGCCCGGCCGCACGGGAGTGACTCCGGCCCCCTGACGGAGCTAGAGGAAGCCGCCAGGTCATGGAAAGGTGCAGCAGAG GCAACGTCTCGTCTGAGGGAGAGGGGTCGAGATGGCTGCCTGGCCGGGATCGAAGTCCAGCAGCTCTTCTGCTCCCAGAACACCACCATACCTGAACATCAGCTGAAAGAACTCAACATGAAGATTGACAATGCTTTACAG GGTTACAAAGTAGCATTAGAGAGTCTGGGCCACAGTGAATATGCACTAAAAGCTGGCTTTCACCTCAACCCCAAATCTGTTGAAAGTGCTTTGCAG GGCTGCTGCAGTGAGGCGGAGGTGCAGCAGGCTGGACGCACACAGACCACTTCCCAGCCCATCCAGTGCGAGCTGCCCACCATCCCGGTACAGATCGGCTCTCACTTCCTCAAAGGCGTCTCCTTCAACGAGTCAGCAACGGAAAACCTCAAACTTAAAACG CAAACGATGCTGCAGCTGATCAGAGAGGCGGCGGGGCAGAACGGCGTCTCTCCCCGGGATGACTCCCCCGTCACTGAGGTGCTCAACCAGGTGTGCCCCTCCAGCTGGAGAGCGGCTTGCAAGACGGCGGTGCAGTTGCTGTTCGGCCAGGCGGGGCTG GTGGTGGTGGACACGGCTCAGATCGAGAATAAGGAAGCGTACGCTCCCCAGATCACACTGGAGGGATCCAGAATCGTGGTCCAAGTCCCATCAACATG GTGTCTGAAAGAGGACCCAGCCACCATGTCTCTGCTGCAGCGCAGTCTGGACCCTGAGAAGAACCTCGGCATGGTGGATGTGCTCTACACTGCTGTGTTCGACCTCAACAGGTGGAAGGAACACAG AgagcaggccctgccctgtatcCAGATgcagctgcagagagagagctCGGACTATGGGGTGCAGGCCGACCTGCCGTCAGGGAATGGGCCCAAGTCTTCAAGTGGGCTCcccaagaccatctccaagctgACTTCCAAATTCACCAAGAAAACttcctccagcagcagcagcgggggCAGCTTCTCCATTCCCAGCACGCCCTCCCGCAGCCTCTTCGCAGGGGGCGGCTCTGAGGACAAGGCCAAGCCCCCCAGCGGCGCGGACGCCCGACTGCAGAGCATCCTCCACATTGGCAGCTTCCCCCGCACCCCGGAGCCCGGCCACTCGCCCCAGAGTGGGGCCCAGCTGGTCAACGGGTACCAGCTGGAGGACAAGGGCATGAACCTGCCCACGGACCAGGAGATGCAGGACGTCATCGACTTTCTCTCAGGTTTCAACATGGGCAAGTCCCAGCAGGCTTCGCCCCTGGTCAAGAGGAGGAACTCTGTGGCTTCCAGCAGTGCAGCCGAGCAGAAGCCGCCGACGGGAGCCCCGCCACCCTCGCAGGCCGTCCCGCACGCCGCCCTGCAGCCCCCACCTCAGGCCCTGCCCCAGCAGCAGCACCCGGcccagaaacaacaacaacaacaacaacagcagcaacaacaacaacaacagcacatGCAGTACTATCAGCACCTCCTCCAGCCCATtggtcagcagcagcagcaggcctCCCCACAGGCCCCCTCTCCACAGCCGCCCCCTCCCCAGCCGCAGCAGCAGCCGCcaccgcagcagcagcagcgagtGCCAACCAAGTGGCTCAACAGCTCCACTCAGCACCCTCCCCAGCCCCCGCCGGCAGGACTCTCCCCCATCGGGCAGATGGGCCAGTGGGGCACCCCGGGGCTCCCCGACCTCAGCTCTGACCTGTACAGCCTGGGGCTGGTGAGCACCTACATGGACAGCGTCATGTCAGAAATGCTGGGGCAGAAGCCACAGGGTCCCCGGAACAACACCTGGCCGAATCGGGACCAAAACGAAGGGGTGTTCGGGGTGCTGGGGGACATCCTGCCCTTCGATCCTGCAG TGGGCTCTGACCCAGAGTTTGCGCGCTATGTGGCAGGGGTCAGTCAGGCCATGCAGCATAAACGACAAGCCCAGCATGTCCGCCGCCCAAGCAACCCCCGCAGCAACTGGGCGATCCCTGACGAGCCTCACCGGACCTGGCCCCACCCAGAGTACTACACTGAGGG GGACGGCGTGAATAGCAGCTGGTCGGCGAATCAAGGAGACTCCGCCAGCTCCAGCGATGAGACGTCCTCCGCAAACGGGGACAGTCTGTTCTCCATGTTCTCCGGACCAGACCTCGTGGCGGCTGTTAAGCAGCGAAG AAAACACAGCAGCGGTGAGCAGGAAGTGTGCACCCTGCCCTCCCCGCCCCTCCACCACTCCGGGGACGATAGCAATCAG GACTGTAAGACAAAAACCTGGCCGCCCAAGGCCCCCTGGCAGCACTCCTCCCAGCACACCAACACCCTGCCCAGTCAGAGCTCTTCCTTGTACCAGATGCCCATCCCCGCCAGCCAATGGAACGAGTCGATGCAGATGCTGCAGTCTCCGGTGTGGTCCACGGCCAGCGACTGCTCCCCCGCCGCTGGGATCTCTTCCGGCTTCCCCTactcccagcagcagcagcagcagcaaaagcAAAGTACCCCCCCACAGCAGAGCAccccccagcagcagcaggcctCGCAGCATAAACCCATGAATAAGGGCTTCAAATCCTTCCCGCTCAAGCACGACCGCAGGCCTTCCTACCTGCACCAGTACTGA